One Mycolicibacterium rufum genomic window, CTCGATCCGGCGGCCGCTGGCCGAATCCCTGGAGCGCTGGCACGACGTCGAACGCACGATGGCGCTGAACTACTACGGCCCGGTGCGGCTGATCCGCGGGCTGTCTCCCGGCATGCTCGAACGCGGCGACGGCCACATCATCAACGTCTCCACCTGGGGCGTGAAGACCGAGTCACCCCCGCTGTTCGGCGTCTACAACGCATCGAAGGCGGCGCTGTCGTCGATCAGCCGGATCATCGAGACCGAGTGGAGCGACCGCGGCGTGCACTGCACGACGCTGTACTACCCGTTGGTCAAAACCCCGATGATCGCGCCGACCCGCGCCTACGACGGGCTGCCCGGACTGTCGGCCGAGGAGGCCGCGGGCTGGATCATCACCGCGGCCCGGCACCGGCCGGTCAGCATCGCCCCGCGCATCGCGGTCACCGCGCACGCGATCAACAGCATCGCCCCCGCCGCCGTCGACACGCTGATGAAGCGGCAGCGCATGCAGCCACGGGAATGACCGCGATCCACGGCGTCGCCGATGTCGTGCGGGTGCACGGCCGCGAGCGCCCCGACGCCCCGGCCCTGATCGTCGCCGACCGGACCCTGACCTACGGCGACCTCGACGCGCTGTCCAGCCGCGCCGCGCAGGCGTTCGCCGCGGCCGGTGTCGGGGTCGGTGACCGGGTGGCGTTCCTCGACCACAACGGCGCCGAGTTCTTCATCGCGGTGTTCGGGTTGGCGAAGCTCGGCGCGGTCGGCGTACCGGTGAACTGGCGGCTGGCCCCGCCGGAGATCGCGCACATCCTCGGCGACTGCGGGGCCGCCGCGATCGTCGTCGGCGCCGACTTCTTCGGCCACATCGAGGCCGTCGAGACGCAGCTCGACGCCCGCGTCGTCGCGATCGGCGCCCACCCCCGCTGGCCGGACTTCCACGAATGGCTGCAGGCCCATCCCCCGGTCGATCCCGGCGTCGTCACCGGACCCGACGACCTGGTGTTCCTGATGTACACCTCCGGCACCACGGGGCTGCCCAAGGGCGTCATGCTCTCCAACACCAACTACGTGTGCAAGACCAGCGGCGTGGAACGGCCGTGGCGGTTCGACGCGGACGCGGTCAGCCTCGCGGTGATGCCGCTGTTCCACATGGCCGGGTCGGGGTGGGCGTTCGCCGGCCTGTGGCACGGGGCGGTGACGGTCGTGCTGCGTGATGTCGACCCGGCGGCGATCCTCGACGCGATCACCACCCACCGCGTCACCAACATGCTGGTGGTGCCCGCGGTGGTGCAGTTCCTGCTCGACACTGCGGGCATCGACGCGGCCGACCTGTCGAGTCTGCGGATCGTCGTCTACGGCGCCTCCCCGATCAGCGACGACGTGCTGACCCGCGGCATGGCCCGGTTCGGCGGCGTCTTCGCCCAGGTGTACGGCATGACCGAGACCACCGGCTCGATCACCCAGCTCGACGGCGACGAACACCGCCCCGAGTTGTTGCGCTCGTGCGGAAAACCCTACGCGTGGGTGGAGATTCGCGTCGTCGGACCGGACGGCCGGGACGTCCCGACCGGCCGCGTCGGCGAGGTCTGGACTCGCTCGGCGCAGAACATGCTGGGCTACTGGGCCAACCCCGACGCGACCGCGGCGACCCTGACCGCCGACGGGTGGCTGCGCACCGGCGACGCCGGCTATCTCGACGCTGACGGCTATCTGTACCTGCACGACCGCATCAAGGACATGATCGTCTCGGGCGGGGAGAACGTGTACCCGGCCGAGGTGGAGAACGTCCTGATGACCCATCCGGGTGTGGCCGACGCCGCCGTCATCGGCGTGCCCGATCAGCGGTGGGGTGAGGCCGTCAAGGCCGTCGTGGTGCCCACCACCGGCGCGGGCGTGACCGAGGCGGACCTGATCGGGTACGCGCGTACCCGACTCGGCGGCTTCAAGCTGCCCAAGAGCGTCGACTTCGTCGACGCGCTGCCCCGCACCCCGAGCGGCAAGATCCTCAAACGCGCCCTGCGCGAACCGTATTGGGCCGACGCTGACCGGCGCATCGGCTGACGTGATAGACACTGGAGCCATGGAGATCCTGGCCAGCCGGGTGCTGTTCCGCCCTACCGACTATCACCGATCGCTGGTCTTCTACCGCGACGGGCTGGGGCTCGCGATCGCCCGCGAGTACCCCGGGGGCACGGTGTTCTACGCCGGGCAGTCGCTGATCGAGCTCGCCGGCCACGGCGCCCCGCCCGCCGGCGGGCCGCCGTTCCCCGGCGGGCTGTGGCTGCAGGTGCGTGACCTGCACGCGACCCAGAATGCGTTGCGGGAGCGCGGAATCGAGATCACCCGGGAGGCCCGCCGCGAGCCGTGGGGGCTGTTCGAGATGCACGTCACCGATCCCGACGGGGTGACGCTGATCTTCGTGCAGGTGCCCGAAGACCACCCGCTGCGCCGCGACGTCCGCGACTGAAGAAGTGATATGTGCGATGGGCCCAGCGGCGGGGCGTCTTCCGGATACGATGCTCGCTTCAGGATTCTGGGGGGATCTCCATGCGAGTGTTGTCGATCGATGGCGGCGGTACGAGGGGCTACCTGCCCGCCCTGGTGTTGCAGGAACTCGAACGGCGCGCGAAGAGGCCCGCGTCGGACCTGTTCGACCTGATCGTCGGCACATCGACCGGCGGCATCATCGGTATCGGGCTCGCCGCGGGTCGATCGGCCACCGAACTCGCGCAGTTCTACCCACGCTACGGTCGAGCGATCTTCGGCGGCTCCGACACCAGACCGCGATGGAAACAACGCTTGTTCGGTACCACAGGCGACTTCGCCAGAGACTGGGAATCCAGCCTCCGGAAGATCGGGAGCCCGTTCGGAGGTGACCCCGGGGGCGGCGGTAATGCGCGGCACTCAGCCGACGGGCTCGACGCCGCGCTCGGCGAAGTGCTCGGCGAGATGACACTTGCCCAGGTGTCCACTCCGTTGATTGCCACAACGTTCGACGCGGCATCCGGCGTCCCCGTTCTACTGACGAGCCGCGATGCGGCGAAGTCCGCCGACCGAGATCTGCCACTGCGCCTCGTCGCGCGAGCCACCTCGGCAGCGCCGACGTTCTTTCCACCCCTGGAGACAACCTGGGCAGGCGCCACTCGCCGTTTCATCGACGGGGGAGTATGGGCGAACAACCCCGCGCATCTCGGCATGCTCGAAGCCATCACCAGCGCGAGCGCAGATCCTCGATCGGTCACGCTCGTGTCACTGGGCACGGGAGCCGCCCCGACCCGGCCGTCATTCCAACTCGACCTCAGCTGGATCAGCGCCGCGATGGACACCGTGGCCCTTGCCACCACGGTTCACACCGGCCATACGCTCTGTCAGCGATACCTCAGTCCCGACCGATACCACCGCCTCCAGGTGACCGATCCCGGCATCGCCGGCGCGATGGACGATCCGTCTGCCGAGCGGCTGGCCGCACTTGCCTCAGCGGCGAATCGACTGATCGCAGATCACAGCGACCATCTCGACCGGGTCCTGCAACAGCTCATCGTCAGCTGACGCATCGGGGATTCATCGTGAGAATCGCGCCCGCCAGGCACATCGCGTTGCAGAAGTCCGCGGAGTTTCGTCGACGAATCCACCGACTGCACCCTCAGGCGCTGCCGCCTCGTCAACGGGCCGTCGTCATCGCCGTGGGCGCCACAGCGCTCATCGACATGGCCGTCATCGCACTGCGCATGCTGGGCTGGGTGCACTTCGACGTCATGAGTGAGTCCGCCGCCAATGCCGTCTGCGGTGTCCTGCTCTTTTGCGGCGCGGTGCTGGCCGCGGCCGTGATGGCGGGTGCCGCGCGCTCCCCTGCAGCAGCGAACGGTCTCGCTGAGCGCCTGGTGCGCGTCGGGACTCGCGCGCTGCCGGCGACAGGGCTGTTGATGTTGACCATCTGTGTGGCATTCATCGATGACGGCCTGCGAACCCGCACCGATTCCGTCTGGCCGCTCACCCGCGCCGCGATGTGGGCGTTCCTCGGAATCGCCGCGGTCTACGTCTGTCGCATCACGCGCACCCCGCTCGACCGGGTGATCGACACCGAACGAGCGCTCTCCGTGATCCTGCCCGGCCTCCTCGTCGTCGCGGCAATCGCTCTGCCCATGACTGCCGGCCTCTCGCCTTGGTATGTCACCGTGATGCTGGTCCCCGCCTTCTCCGTGCTCGCGAATATCGGAATCCCCGCCGTTGCCGGAATCTCTGTCGCCCTCACGATCAATGCACTGGAGGTCACTCGCGATCGCGGCACATGGGTGTCGGATGTCATCGGCGCGCGAAAGCCGCTCGTTCTCTGGTTGGTGGCGGCCAAATCGGTCCTGTTGATCGCCAGTTGGTTCATCTACCGCGCCTTCACGACCGATCCTGTCGCAACGCTCAGCATCCCGGACCTGTTGAGCGCGTTGATCGCCGCGGCGATCGCCGTCGTTTTGCTGGTGATCAACGGGCGCATCTCGATTGCGCTCCCCCGGCACGAGGCAGCGAGTCGCTACTCAGGGGTCATCCTCGGTGGAGCCTTGGCCGTAGGGTTCGGATCGGCGATGCTGCTGGGATCCGTTGCTGCGCAGATGGTCACGAGACCGTGGACCCTCGCGGGAGTCTGCTTCCTGCTGGCGCTCTGCTTACCAACCCGCCGCATTCGCCACCCCGGCGGTATCGCGTTCGCCTATCTCGGGATTGCCGTCGTCGGATTCCTCCTAGCGGTCGTATTCGCCGCTCGCCCGGTGCCGACCTCGACTCGTTTCGACGCCGATGCGCGCATGGACGCCATTTTGACAGCTGGAGAGACCCTCGCCGTTGTTGCTCTGGCTGCGGCGACGGTGTGGATCATCGTCGCATCCATCCGGGCACGGCGATTCGGCTGGCTCGTCTACCTCGGCACGGTGGTGGTGTGGATCGTCGTTCAGTCTGTCTCGCGGGCAACCGGATTCAGCGAAATCTGGACCTTCGACGTGATGCTCACCGGACTGTTGGGCGTAGCGACAGTGCTTCTGCTACTGGGACTTCAACGCTCGATAGACGGTTTCGAGATTGTCGTCGTGCTGGTGGGGACGACCCTGCTCATCGAAGTCCCGATGATGGCCCAATTTCTGCCCGACCGGATCGCGGTGCCGTTGGCGGTGATCGGAGTGTTGAGCCCCGGCGTCGCGTTGGTGGGAAAGGCGCTCGCCGACATGACGGAACCCGCCGCGCAACGCCGGGCGGTGCTGCAGCTGGCAACGACCGCGCTGGTGTACAGCCTGCTATCGGCCGGAGTGTGGGTGAACGATCTCGACGTGACGCAGTTCACCGATCTCATCACGGCTTTCGCAACATCCGCGCTGGCGATCCCGATTCTTCTTCTTCTGATCGCCGCCCATCAGCGGCAGACCGCGCCAAGCGACGTCCGCGACTAGCGCGCCGGCGCCGCCAGCGGCCACCCCACCGAGGCCAGGCGGGCCGCCACCTGGTGCATCTCCTCGGGATTGGGTTCCTTGTCCGTCACCAGATGGATCGCCGCGTGGATCTCCTCGGGCGTCACCGTGTCGGAGTCGGCGCGCCGCAGCACGGTCTGTGCGACCTTCACGACCTCTTCCTCGGACAGCGTCCGGGCCAGCAGCGCCAGCAGGGGGAAGTAGTCGGTCTGCGGAACACCTTGGGGGTAGCCCTCGTGGAGCCACCCGAGAACGTTGTTGAGGACGTTCTGGGCCATCTGCGTGTCAGCTCACTTCTTGGGGAGGAAGGGGAACAGGTCGATACCGGTGTGGTGGATGATCGTCGCGCGGGTGATCCACAGGACCGCGGTCAGGATCACCCAGCCGACGAACACGAAGAGCGCCACACCGAGGAACTTGAGCGCCGGATTGGGGTGCACCGCGGCGGTGCCGTCGGCGCCGTCGGTGCCGGCACCGCGGGAGAACGCCACCAGCCCGAGGGCGAAGACCGCAGGCAGACCGGCGCCGAGGACGAGACCGACGACGAGCACCTTGAGGATGCTCTCCAGGTAAGTCATGGGATTTCCTTCGCTGTCGGCGTCGCTCAGACCGCGGCGGGCTTGGACTCTGTGGGCGTCGTGTCGCGCACCTCGGCGGGCACCACCGAGTTCGTCGACGTGTCCCACTCCGCGTTGACGTTGCGGTGATCCACCTTCTGCTGCTGCGCCCGCCACCACATGTAGAAGGACAGGCCGACCAGGATCAGGAAGATCAGGCCGTCACCGGCCAGCGCCCACCCGGTCAGCGTCTCGACGCCGTGGGACAGCCAGAAGGCCAGCGCCCCGACCAGCGCGGCGGCGGGCAACGTCACCAGCCAGGCGACGGCCATCCGGCCCGCGACCGCCCAGCGCACCTCGGCCCCCGGCTTGCCCACACCGCTGCCCAGGATCGATCCCGTCGCGACGTGCGTGGTGGACAGCGCCATACCGGCGGCGCTCGAGCTCAGGATGATCGCGGCCGACGACGCCTCGGCGGCCAGGCCCTGCGGCGACTCGATCTCGACCAGGCCCTTACCCAGCGTGCGGATGACCCGCCAGCCGCCGATGTAGGTGCCCAGCCCGATCGCGACCGCACAGCTGAAGATGATCCAGAACGGCAGGCCGTTGGCCTTGACGTCGCCGGTGAGGTGGCCGGTGGTGATCAGCGCCAGCGCGATGACGCCCATGGTCTTCTGCGCGTCGTTGGTGCCGTGCGACAGCGCCACCAGCGAGGCGGTGGCGATCTGGCCCCAGCGGAAGCCCTGCTCGCGGCGGTTCTTGAGCACCTTGCGGGTGATCCGGTAGACCAGCCAGGTGCCGCACGCGGCGACCAGGCACGCGATCACCGGCGCCGCGACCGCGGGGATCAGCACCTTCTGCGTGACGCCGGTCCAGTTGACGCCGTTCAGGCCGACCGCCGCGAGGCCGGCGCCGATCAGACCGCCGAACAGCGCGTGCGAGGAACTCGACGGGATGCCGAACAGCCAGGTCAACAGGTTCCACAGGATGCCGCCGATCAGGCCGGCGAAGATGATGGTCAACCCGGTCGAGGCGTCGATCGAGGGCAGCAGCGCACCGGTCTTGCTGTCCTGGATCTTCAGCACCGACGTGGTGACGGTGACCGCGACCTCGACCGAGAGGAACGCGCCGACGAGGTTGAGGACACCGGCCAGCAGCACCGCCGTCTTCGGCTTGAGAGCACCCGTCGCGATCGACGTCGCCATCGCGTTGCCGGTGTCGTGGAACCCGTTGGTGAAGTCGAACGCCAGTGCTGTGACGATCAACAGCACCAGGATGATGAACTCTGCGCTCATGGCGCCCATTCTGCTGGTCTCCGATCGCTTTTGACTAATCGACATTGACCCGAAAACGAAAGGCCAAAAGGCACTTTTTCCAAAGCAGCCCAGGTGTTCATCTGATGTTCATCTTGCCGCCGGGACCCGTTGTCCGGGCGCAGCTGTGGTCGCGTGTCGGTCAGGTCCCGGGTCTACTATCGGACTGCCGAGGGCGCATGCCCGGTGTCGTTCGTGGGAGCTGGCGTTGACCAAATTTCTGGCCAGGATCGTGGCGTGGATCGCGGCCGGGTACCCGGAGGGAGTGCCCGGTCCCGACCGGGTGCCGCTGCTGGCGCTGCTGCGGCGCCGGCTGACCGACGACGAGGTCAGGGCCGTGGTGGCGGAGCTGACCGCCCGCGCGGAATTCGGCGATCCGGCGACCAACGGCATCGACCCCGTCGACATCGGGGTGCTGATCACCCAGATCACCGACGACCTGCCCTCTCCCGACGACGTCGAACGCGTCCGCGAGCGGCTGGCGGCCCAGGGCTGGCCGCTGGACGACCCCCGGGACAGCGAGGACACCCCATAGCCACGCTGCGTCCCCTGCCCGTCGGATCGGGCGCCGCGACGTCGGCGGCGATGACGGCGATCGGCGAAGCGCTCGACGGGCGGACGAGCCTGCTGCCGGTGCCCGCCGACGATCCGGACCAGTCCGCCGCGACCGCCCGTGCGCTGCGCGCCGGCGAACCGATCGACGACGCGGTGGCTGCGGTGCTGTCGACGTCGGGCACGACAGGAACGCCCAAGGGGGCGATGCTGACCGCGGCGGCGCTGCTGGCCAGCGCCGAGGCCACCCACGAACGGCTCGGCGGCCCGGGGCGGTGGCTGCTGGCGTTACCGGCCTACCACGTCGCCGGCTTCCAGGTGCTGGTGCGCAGCGTGGTGGCGGGCAGCACCCCGGTGGCGGTGGCCGCGGGCGCGGGAGCGGCCGAGCTGGCGGTCGCGATCGAGGCGATGGGTTCCGGGCGCCGGTACGCGTCGCTGGTCGCCATCCAGTTGGACAAGGCCCTCGGGGATGCCCGCGCGACCGCGGCGCTGGCGTCGCTGGACGCTATCCTGATCGGCGGCGGCCCGATGCCGGCCTCGGTAGCGGAAAAGGCCGCAGCCGCAGGACTTCCGGTGACCCGCACCTACGGCATGAGCGAGACGGCCGGCGGATGCGTGTACGACGGGGTGCCGTTGCGTGGAGTGCGGGTGGCGCTCGACGAGGCGGGCCGGATCTCGTTGGGTGGGCCGACCGTGGCGTCGGGCTACCGCAACCCGGTGGACCCCGACCCGTTCACCAGCCCCGGCTGGTTCCGCACCGATGACATTGGCGCCGTGAATGATTCGGGAGTTCTGCGGGTTCTCGGTCGGGTCGACGACGCGATCAGCACCGGAGGGCTAACGGTGTTGCCGGCACTGGTGGAGGCGGTGGTGGCCACGCACCCCGCGGTGGCCGACTGCGCGGTGTTCGGCGTGTCCGACGAACGACTGGGGCAGCGTGTCGTCGCCGCCGTCGTTCTCCTGGACGGGGCGACGATCACGCTGCCCGAGTTGCGTTCTCACGTGGCCGCGGCGTTGTCGCCGACGGCGGCGCCCCGGGAGGTGCACGTCGTCGGCGAACTGCCGCGGCGCGGGATCGGGAAGGTCGATCGCCGCGAGCTCATCCGCCGGTTCGGCGAAGAAGACTAGCTGGTGAACGTGTCCTTGATGTTCTCGCCGACCTTCTTCGCGCCCGAGACACCCTGATCCTTCTTGCCCTCGGCCTTGAGGTCGTCGTTGCCGGTGATGTTGCCGACCACTTCCTTGACCTGACCCACGGCGTCCTCGGCGGCGTTCTTGGCCTTGTCGATGAATCCCATGTCACTCATCCCTTCTCGTGTTCGCGGCGCCCGGTGCGGGTGCCGACACGAGTTGGTCGTCACCGGTGCCGGAATCCGAACGCGCCCAGGAGGTGATGTGCGACACGACCGTCGGGTAGACCCGCGTCACCGGCCACGTCACGAGCCCGTTGACCAGGCTGCCGAACCCCTCGAGCAGCGAAGAGGGGACGTGGTCGGGGTCCATCAGATCGTTCTCTCCCAGAGGTCCGGCGTCTCCGGAGACCATGTGCCGGGTGAACTTTCGCAGTGATCGCCCGGTGCTGCGCAGCGCGTTGACGGCGGCCAGGAACGATCCGCGCCGCTCCATCTCCTCCCGGAACTCGGTCACCGACACGCCCAGGTGCTCGGAGACCAGATCGTCTCGGGTGAGCAGGATCTCGTGCGCGATGTCGGGCCGGCCGCCGGCCTCGATCGCGACGTCGCACTCGCTGTCGAAGCCGAGGGAGCGGTTGTTGAGGTTCGACGAACCGATTCGCAACAGGACGTCGTCGATCACCATCACCTTGGAGTGCACATACACCGTCATGCCGCCGGTGGTGACGGGCCAGTAGACACCGAATCGGTTGTGCACGTCGGCATTCCACAGCTTGCGCAGCAGACGCTCCCGGGCGCTGTCCATCGATTCCTGCTCCAGCCGGCTCTCCGAACTGCGGGGCAGGACGATCACGACCTCGGGGCCGTCGGGCTCGCGGAGCCGTGCGGCCAGTGCGTCGGCCAGTCGACGCGACGCGAGGTACTGGTTCTCCAGGTAGATCACCGAGCGCGCCCGCCGGATCGCGGCGAGGTTGAGCGCCTCGACCTCGCGGACCTCGGGGCGGGTGCGCAGCGGGGGCTGCGTACGGGCGATCGCGACGTCGACGTCACGCAGCGCCGGGTTCAAGCCGCGCGGCCACACCGGCCCTTCCGGCGTCACCGGATGCAGCGTCACACCGGTCGCGTCGTGCCAGCGCTGACGCGCCTGGTCGGCCAGCGCCCTGGCCGCGTGATCGTCGACCACCGCGGCGACCTCGTGCCGGGGGCCGTAGGTGTGCCCCGCCGCCGAGCGGCCGTGATCGTGGCGCGCGTGCTCGCGCCTGTCCCAGCGGCCCAGGGTCAGGTCGATGCCGCCGCAGAACGCGACCGCGTCGTCGACGACGACGATCTTCTGGTGATGCACCGCTCCGGTGGGGCGGGCGCCGTCGACCGCGAAATGCATGCGCGGCAACGTCAGTCGGTTCACCAGCGACACCGGGGTGAGCCCGAACCAGAAGCCGTCGAGGGCGGGCAGCAGCTTGAGGTTCGACTTGAGCAGATAGACCTCGAGCTCGGGGCGCCGCCACACCAGCCAGGTCAGGAACAGCCCGAGATGGTTGGGGCCGCTCAACGACCCGCCGGTGGGCTCGAATGCGGTGCGCGCGTCCAGATCCCAGCCGATCAGCATGATCCGCCTGCGCGCCCCGAGCATCGCCTCCTTGACGTAGTACAGGTAGTCGGCGCCGTCGACGAGTCGGCTGAAGCGCCCGGCGCGTTCCGTGCGCCAGCACGTCACGCCGGGCACCAGCACCGGGCTGCCCTGTCCGGTCATCGCACGACGGTCCCTGCCTTGGTGTCGATGTGCAGGACGGTGCGCAGGGCGACGCTGTCGCCGAGCATGACCGCCGCGGTGCGGGCGGCCTCGTCGGCGGCGCCCACCGCGGCGGGCAGGCCGTGCCGGGCCGGCACCCGCGCGGTCAGCGTGATGGTCGGGCGGCCGTGCAGCAGCGTGGCCGCACCGGACGCTTTCGTCACGGCGGCGTCGGCGCCCAACGCGTCGGCGGCCGCCGCGGCGACCGCCGTGGCGTCGGCGGTCGCGGTGTCGTCACCGGGCAGGCCCACCCGGCTGGCCCGGGCCGCCCACCGGTGCGCGGCAAGCCACCGCAGCGCCACCAGGACGAGCACGACACCCGCGCCGCCGGCGGCCCACGGCCACCACGACGCCGACATCCAGTCGCCCAGCGGTGTTCGCACGGCGCCGTTCGCGCCGATCATGCCGTTGCGCCAGGCGACGGCGCCCAGGCTCAGCGCCAGCAGGCCCAGTCCGATCAGGAACGTCACCGTGCGGTCGACGCCCACGGTCATGCGGGTCATGAGGTCTCCTCGGTTCGAGTGCGGACGACGACGCGCGGCGGGCGTTCGAGTGCGCCCAGGGTTTGGGTGACCGCGTCGGCGACGGTGCGGCGCAGCGCGCCGCTGTCGTCGCGGGTCACCCGGCAGCGCAGCACGATGCGGCGCCGGGACGCGGTGGCCCGGGCGTCGACCACCCCGGCCACGTCGCGGGCGCGGGCGGTCGCCAGCTTGGCGATGCCGTCGACGGTCAGGTACACCGGCGTCTCGGCGCGCACGGCGACCACGGTGCGCCGGCGCGGCGACAGGGCGACCACCATCAGAGCCAGGCCCACCACGGCGAGCGCGACGCCCGCGGGGATCAGCCAACCACCGGGGGTGACGCCGTCGACGATGTCGGCGACGGCCGGCAGCCAGGTCGATCCGGAGGCCCACCCCAGTCCGATCACCGCGTCCCGGACGGCGACCACACCGACAGCGGCCAGCACGAGAGCCAGCACCACCGCGATTTTGCTGGCCCCGGCCGCGGCGACCGGAGCGGGGCCGGGGCGCAGCGAAACATGCTGCGGCGCAGGTGTTTCGAGCGTTGTCATGAGAGTGTCCTTCCGTTCGCGCGCCCTTCGGGCGTGACGACCGCCGCGACGTGCACGGCGATGCCGTCGACCACGAGGCCCGCGTGGTCGCGCAGCGCAGTGGTGATGCGGGACCGCGCGTCCGCCGCCAGTGCCGCCAGCGGGCGGCCCCACTCCGCGGCGATCTCCACCTCGGTGCGGACGTGATCGCCGGCGACGACGGCGTCGACGCGCGGCAGATCGTGGCCGATGAGCCCGCTCAGTGCCTTCCCGTGCCGGCGGACACCGGGGGTGGTCAGCACGGCGGCCTCGACGAGGTGCTCGATTGCGCGGCCGCGGACCTGCAGACTGCCGCGATCACCGGGATCGGTGACCGGGGCGGAGTCGAGCACGGCCGCGCCGGTCTCAGCCACGGCGCCGGCCCTGGAACCAGGTCATCACGTCGAACTCGCCGTCGCGCTGTCCGCCGATGACGTAGCCGATCGCGCCGAGCACCAGGGCGACGAGGAAGCCGGTGAAGCCGCCCGCGGCCGCCGCCACGCCGAGGAGCACGCCGGCGA contains:
- a CDS encoding Asp23/Gls24 family envelope stress response protein; protein product: MAETGAAVLDSAPVTDPGDRGSLQVRGRAIEHLVEAAVLTTPGVRRHGKALSGLIGHDLPRVDAVVAGDHVRTEVEIAAEWGRPLAALAADARSRITTALRDHAGLVVDGIAVHVAAVVTPEGRANGRTLS